The proteins below are encoded in one region of Oncorhynchus masou masou isolate Uvic2021 chromosome 15, UVic_Omas_1.1, whole genome shotgun sequence:
- the LOC135555205 gene encoding zinc finger protein 609, with protein MSLSSGTAGGKGVDSNAVDTYDSGDEWDIGVGNLIIDLDADLEKDKLEMSGTKDGGGMAAPPSAVAALPDNITFVSPVPAVQGKESKPKSKRSKSSKDSGKASVTDGAKKDTPVRTQGEVTGPAANSNSGKGAEKSSKASRNVPGGKKDKEGVSVKSKKERSESVATIEKDVGVLVLPLACRGVPFEGTQSTDLAVAEQLGNIALDSTRIVAPPLAIKSEPEEMDNGECRNLKKMKSEKCMGLYLNANVSSSGDFYAAVHTP; from the exons ATGTCCCTAAGCAGTGGCACTGCAGGCGGGAAAGGTGTGGACTCGAATGCGGTGGACACTTACGACAGCGGTGACGAATGGGACATCGGTGTTGGCAATCTGATCATTGACCTTGACGCAGACCTAGAAAAGGACAAACTTGAGATGTCTGGCACTAAAGACGGTGGGGGCATGGCTGCCCCTCCCAGCGCTGTAGCAGCTCTACCCGACAACATTACATTCGTTAGCCCCGTACCCGCTGTTCAAGGCAAAGAGAGTAAACCCAAATCAAAGCGTAGTAAGAGCTCAAAGGACAGTGGCAAGGCATCGGTTACAGACGGGGCCAAGAAAGACACCCCGGTGCGAACCCAGGGTGAGGTCACAGGTCCCGCGGCGAACTCAAACTCTGGAAAGGGCGCTGAGAAGAGCAGCAAAGCCTCCCGTAATGTTCCTGGTGGAAAGAAGGACAAGGAGGGGGTTTCTGTGAAAAGTAAGAAGGAGAGAAGTGAATCTGTGGCTACTATTGAGAAGGATGTAGGTGTCCTAGTGTTGCCTTTGGCATGTCGTGGCGTTCCATTTGAGGGTACGCAAAGTACAGACTTGGCTGTGGCTGAGCAACTTGGGAATATCGCCCTGGATTCCACACGGATTGTTGCACCACCGTTAGCCATTAAAAGTGAGCCAGAGGAGATGGACAACGGCGAATGCAGAAACCTGAAGAAAATGAAAAGTGAGAAG TGCATGGGGCTCTATCTTAACGCTAATGTCTCCTCCTCGGGGGACTTTTACGCTGCTGTACACACCCCGTAG